A DNA window from Desulfuromonas thiophila contains the following coding sequences:
- a CDS encoding class I SAM-dependent methyltransferase yields the protein MDDFRLLIDLHQQGQRQGPGAEAETERALQLARIDRTAPLRIADIGCGTGASTLVLARLLNARITAVDFLQDFLEVLKDRAERAGLAEKIAPLACSMDNLPFADKELDVIWSEGAIYNIGFEKGVADWRRFLKTGGLLVASEITWLSDSRPRELEQHWQHEYPEIDVASAKIRVLEKHGYVPLGYFVLPQYCWLDQYYRPLQARFADFLQRNGHSEEARAIVAAEQDEIDLYERYRDYISYGVYIAQKTA from the coding sequence ATGGATGATTTCAGGCTGTTGATCGACCTGCACCAGCAGGGCCAGCGGCAGGGACCGGGCGCAGAGGCCGAAACGGAACGGGCGCTGCAACTGGCCCGGATCGACCGGACGGCGCCGCTGCGGATTGCCGACATCGGCTGCGGCACGGGCGCCTCCACCCTGGTACTGGCCAGGCTTCTGAACGCCCGGATCACGGCGGTGGATTTTCTGCAGGACTTCCTTGAGGTGTTGAAGGACAGGGCCGAACGTGCCGGGCTGGCGGAGAAAATAGCTCCTCTAGCCTGTTCGATGGACAACTTGCCTTTTGCCGACAAGGAGCTGGACGTGATCTGGTCGGAGGGCGCCATCTACAACATCGGCTTTGAAAAAGGCGTGGCCGACTGGCGCCGTTTTCTCAAAACGGGCGGGCTGCTGGTCGCTTCCGAGATCACCTGGCTTAGCGATAGCCGGCCGCGGGAACTTGAGCAGCATTGGCAGCACGAATATCCCGAAATTGATGTGGCCTCGGCCAAAATCCGGGTTCTTGAAAAACACGGCTATGTGCCGCTGGGCTACTTTGTTTTGCCGCAATACTGCTGGCTGGACCAGTATTACCGCCCCCTACAGGCACGTTTTGCAGACTTTCTTCAGCGCAATGGCCACAGTGAAGAAGCCCGCGCGATTGTGGCGGCCGAACAAGACGAAATTGACCTGTACGAACGCTACCGGGACTACATCAGCTACGGGGTCTATATCGCGCAAAAAACCGCCTGA
- a CDS encoding MarR family transcriptional regulator, which produces MEITDKVLEVLRAQGEPLNAGKIAELGGLDRKEVDKAMTRLKKEGRIVSPKRCYWTPA; this is translated from the coding sequence ATGGAGATCACCGACAAGGTTCTGGAGGTGCTGCGCGCCCAGGGCGAACCCCTCAATGCCGGCAAGATTGCCGAGCTTGGCGGCCTTGACCGCAAGGAGGTCGACAAGGCCATGACCCGGCTGAAAAAGGAAGGCCGGATCGTTTCGCCCAAACGCTGCTACTGGACTCCGGCCTGA
- a CDS encoding DUF3089 domain-containing protein: MIRNALKNSLRGRLSAMLLLTIVLAMLVAGCGDSSSSSDGADRQTTDYSVQTHWLKVPETTDKEVDVFYLYPTAWAKTAPTDANIAEIDNASMLAGSAAAYARQATAFEPVGNVYAPYYRQVDAAYSLALPAQERDELLASVPAADAEAALDYYFKHYNNGRPFLLVGHSQGSNVLILLLADYFKNHPEYLERMVVAYVIGYSVTADFLAANPHLHFAQGPDDTGVIVSYNTLSPTVDSDNVPFLLPGALAINPISWTLDETPAAVEEGLGSFLPDADGVFQQVPQYADARVDTSNGVVRCATAVDDELRLSSAGVYHSYDIPFYYFNLRANAANRVEHYFDAQ; the protein is encoded by the coding sequence ATGATCCGAAACGCATTGAAAAACAGCCTTCGTGGGCGATTGTCAGCTATGCTGCTGTTGACGATTGTTCTGGCCATGCTGGTTGCGGGCTGCGGCGATTCCTCGTCTTCTTCTGACGGCGCCGATCGGCAGACAACGGACTATTCCGTGCAAACCCACTGGCTGAAGGTGCCGGAGACCACCGACAAGGAGGTGGACGTTTTTTACCTGTACCCGACGGCCTGGGCAAAAACGGCCCCCACCGATGCCAACATCGCTGAAATTGACAATGCCTCGATGCTGGCGGGCTCCGCCGCCGCCTATGCCCGTCAGGCGACAGCGTTTGAGCCGGTCGGCAATGTCTATGCCCCCTACTATCGTCAGGTCGATGCGGCCTATTCCCTGGCGTTGCCGGCACAGGAGCGCGACGAATTGCTGGCCAGCGTTCCGGCGGCCGATGCCGAGGCCGCTTTGGACTACTACTTCAAGCATTACAACAACGGCCGACCGTTTTTGCTTGTCGGCCACTCGCAGGGGTCCAACGTTCTGATTCTGCTCTTGGCGGATTACTTTAAAAACCATCCGGAATACCTTGAACGGATGGTTGTGGCCTACGTCATCGGCTATTCCGTAACAGCGGATTTCCTGGCGGCAAACCCGCATCTCCACTTTGCCCAGGGGCCGGACGACACCGGTGTCATTGTGTCCTACAACACCCTGTCCCCCACGGTGGACAGCGATAACGTCCCGTTTCTGCTGCCGGGCGCCCTGGCCATCAATCCCATCAGCTGGACATTGGATGAAACTCCGGCCGCCGTCGAGGAGGGGCTGGGTTCGTTCCTGCCGGACGCTGATGGCGTCTTTCAGCAGGTGCCCCAGTATGCCGATGCCCGCGTTGACACATCGAATGGCGTGGTGCGCTGCGCCACCGCCGTCGATGACGAACTGCGGCTGAGCAGCGCCGGGGTCTATCACTCCTATGACATCCCTTTTTACTACTTCAACCTGCGCGCCAACGCCGCCAACCGGGTAGAGCACTATTTCGACGCCCAGTAG